In the Deltaproteobacteria bacterium genome, TCTTTCCCGAATCTCCCTGCAAGACTTCCTGGACAAACCGGCGGCAGGTAACTCCATAAGTACAAAGCCCATGCAAAATGGGCTCTTTGAAGCCAACGGCCTTGGCTACTGCTGGGTCGATATGCAGAGGATTGCGATCGCCGGACATGCGATAGAGCGCAGCTTGATTTACGTCGGTTTGGGCTTCAAACCCAAAGTCCGGAGCTTTCG is a window encoding:
- a CDS encoding MaoC family dehydratase; this encodes KAPDFGFEAQTDVNQAALYRMSGDRNPLHIDPAVAKAVGFKEPILHGLCTYGVTCRRFVQEVLQGDSGKIKSYSARFSSPVIPGESLQTKVWQARPDLYLLEVYNSKGEAVLRNGVIESR